The following are from one region of the Synechococcus sp. CBW1108 genome:
- a CDS encoding GIY-YIG nuclease family protein: MARQGELFGRSQLGEVGQIGTGAIPLLAHQLEQWQGRLACHQGPLFANQQAAAEQISLFGSRGDTAEQQAEHFNPLSLQPQPLSFWRWPAAPQHGCALYFVADRPAGLGQPLLLYVGETGRADQRWKGEHDCKAYLAAYGEALLKANLVCQLSIRFWLDVPSALGARRALEQALIRRWLPPFNKETRSRWATPFQADPA, from the coding sequence ATGGCACGTCAGGGAGAACTATTTGGGAGATCGCAGCTTGGTGAAGTGGGCCAGATAGGGACCGGGGCCATCCCCCTGCTGGCCCACCAACTGGAGCAATGGCAGGGGCGGCTGGCCTGCCACCAAGGGCCCCTGTTCGCCAACCAGCAGGCTGCTGCCGAACAGATTTCCCTATTCGGCAGCAGGGGCGACACGGCCGAGCAGCAAGCCGAGCACTTCAACCCCCTGAGCCTCCAGCCCCAACCCCTCAGCTTCTGGCGCTGGCCAGCCGCCCCCCAGCACGGCTGTGCCCTCTATTTCGTGGCCGATCGGCCAGCAGGCCTGGGCCAGCCCCTGCTGCTCTACGTGGGTGAAACCGGCCGGGCCGACCAGCGCTGGAAAGGCGAGCACGATTGCAAGGCCTACCTGGCCGCCTACGGCGAAGCCCTGCTCAAGGCCAACCTGGTGTGCCAGCTCAGCATCCGCTTCTGGCTGGATGTGCCCAGCGCCCTAGGAGCTCGCCGCGCCCTCGAACAGGCGCTGATCCGCCGCTGGCTGCCGCCCTTTAACAAGGAGACCCGCAGCCGTTGGGCCACACCCTTCCAGGCCGATCCGGCCTAG
- a CDS encoding leucyl aminopeptidase, which yields MEFRCIPDALPTALEHWQGDCLAVGLFQGSEDGPDQPQLEQLTAALGQSLAEPLERRRFKAKPGESLSFDRLGATPQTLILVGLGKPASFCLADLRQACAAASQAAVAAGCRHLALAMPLEALEAGAAAQAMAGAARLAPYSDLRFKGETEPRTLPETISLIGVAASFEQSLAGVGAICAGVELARQLVAAPPNVATPQHLADTAAAIARDFGGELKLLERADCEALGMGAYLGVAQGSDLAPKFIHFTYRPAGSVQRRVVLVGKGLTFDSGGYNLKTAGSQIEMMKYDMGGSAAVLGAARALAELKPDGVEVHVIVAACENMISGGAVHPGDILTASNGKTIEINNTDAEGRLTLADALVYACKLEPDAVVDLATLTGACVIALGEEMAGLWSNSDGLADALLAAGQAEGEDLWRMPLRSSYKAGLKSQYADLKNTGPRPGGSITAALFLQDFVTPKLAWAHLDIAGTVWSDKGRGADPAGATGFGVRTLVHWICSGATSGTAA from the coding sequence ATGGAGTTTCGCTGCATCCCCGACGCCCTGCCCACAGCCCTTGAGCACTGGCAGGGCGACTGCCTAGCCGTAGGCCTGTTCCAGGGGTCTGAAGACGGGCCTGACCAGCCCCAGCTCGAGCAGCTGACAGCTGCCCTGGGCCAGTCCCTGGCCGAGCCGCTCGAGCGGCGACGATTCAAGGCCAAGCCGGGGGAATCGCTCAGCTTCGATCGCCTGGGAGCCACACCCCAAACCCTGATCCTGGTGGGCCTGGGCAAACCGGCCAGTTTCTGCCTCGCCGACCTGCGCCAGGCCTGCGCCGCCGCCAGCCAGGCGGCCGTTGCGGCAGGTTGCCGCCATCTGGCCCTGGCCATGCCCCTCGAGGCCCTGGAGGCGGGAGCTGCCGCCCAAGCGATGGCTGGAGCAGCCCGGCTGGCCCCCTACAGCGACCTGCGCTTCAAAGGCGAGACCGAGCCCCGCACCCTGCCCGAAACCATCAGCCTGATCGGGGTGGCCGCCTCCTTCGAGCAATCACTGGCCGGGGTGGGGGCCATCTGCGCCGGAGTTGAACTGGCGCGGCAACTGGTGGCCGCCCCACCCAACGTGGCCACCCCCCAGCACCTGGCCGACACCGCCGCCGCCATTGCGCGCGACTTTGGCGGGGAGCTGAAGCTGCTGGAGCGCGCCGACTGCGAAGCCCTTGGCATGGGGGCCTACCTCGGCGTTGCCCAGGGCTCCGACCTGGCCCCGAAATTCATCCACTTCACCTACAGGCCCGCCGGGTCGGTGCAGCGCCGGGTTGTGCTGGTGGGCAAAGGCCTCACCTTCGATTCCGGCGGCTACAACCTCAAGACGGCGGGCTCCCAGATCGAAATGATGAAATACGACATGGGCGGCAGCGCTGCGGTGCTGGGGGCCGCCAGGGCCCTCGCCGAGCTGAAGCCCGACGGGGTGGAGGTGCATGTGATCGTGGCCGCCTGCGAAAACATGATCAGCGGCGGCGCCGTGCACCCCGGCGACATCCTCACCGCCTCCAATGGCAAGACCATCGAGATCAACAACACCGACGCCGAGGGCCGCCTCACCCTCGCCGACGCCCTGGTTTACGCCTGCAAACTCGAACCGGATGCGGTGGTCGATCTGGCCACCCTCACCGGGGCCTGCGTGATCGCCCTAGGCGAGGAGATGGCCGGCCTGTGGTCCAACAGTGATGGCTTGGCCGATGCCCTGCTGGCTGCGGGGCAGGCGGAAGGGGAGGACCTCTGGCGCATGCCGCTGCGCTCCTCCTACAAGGCGGGGCTTAAAAGCCAGTACGCCGACCTCAAGAACACCGGCCCCCGCCCGGGGGGCTCAATCACCGCCGCCCTTTTCCTGCAGGACTTCGTCACCCCGAAGCTGGCCTGGGCCCACCTCGACATTGCCGGAACCGTCTGGAGCGACAAGGGCCGGGGCGCGGATCCAGCCGGCGCAACGGGGTTTGGGGTGCGCACTTTGGTGCACTGGATCTGCTCCGGAGCGACCTCCGGAACCGCGGCCTAG